One part of the Ornithodoros turicata isolate Travis chromosome 2, ASM3712646v1, whole genome shotgun sequence genome encodes these proteins:
- the LOC135385274 gene encoding malate dehydrogenase, cytoplasmic-like encodes METSRKEPLRVLVTSAASFIAHAILTSIAQGGVFGHDQPLILHILDSPGSMGMLEGLVLELLDCTFPLLRQVLMTTSLDSAFTDIDAGFLVYYPQDSIDTAQGLVVFRHYGYAIEKYAKKSAKFVVCSNKANAHASACVQAAPTIDDRNVTALTRLQHNQAVAQIAQKLAVAPNKVRNVIVWGSQSSTQLPDAQFATYQRRDVTVPVVDAIKDQTYLRDQFVKLIRNREETVCEGRNRPPAISRAKAACDHMRDWWKGTPEGTWVSMGVISDGSYGVPRGIVFSFPVRIGPDQRWSIVPGLQLNEYTQEKIHQSANDVLAYVRKLAGRSQSSISI; translated from the coding sequence ATGGAGACCTCACGGAAAGAGCCCCTGCGCGTCTTAGTCACAAGTGCAGCCAGTTTCATCGCCCACGCAATATTGACGTCCATCGCACAAGGTGGTGTCTTTGGACATGACCAGCCGCTGATCTTACACATTCTAGACTCCCCAGGCTCTATGGGTATGCTCGAAGGCCTTGTCCTCGAACTCTTGGACTGCACGTTTCCACTGCTGCGGCAAGTATTGATGACCACCTCTTTGGACTCCGCTTTTACCGACATCGACGCTGGCTTCCTGGTCTACTATCCTCAAGATTCCATCGACACTGCGCAAGGCCTTGTTGTTTTCCGGCATTACGGATACGCTATCGAGAAATACGCCAAGAAGAGCGCCAAGTTTGTGGTATGCAGTAACAAAGCCAACGCTCATGCATCGGCATGCGTTCAGGCAGCgcccacaatcgacgaccgaaaCGTGACGGCGCTGACTCGCCTCCAACACAACCAGGCTGTTGCACAAATTGCTCAGAAATTGGCAGTGGCTCCAAACAAAGTGAGGAACGTCATCGTTTGGGGAAGTCAAAGCAGCACGCAGCTCCCTGACGCACAATTCGCTACGTACCAAAGGAGGGACGTCACAGTTCCGGTCGTAGATGCAATCAAGGACCAAACTTACTTACGAGACCAATTTGTGAAACTTATTCGTAACAGAGAGGAGACCGTATGTGAAGGAAGGAACAGACCACCAGCGATATCGAGAGCCAAAGCAGCTTGCGATCACATGCGCGACTGGTGGAAGGGGACGCCCGAAGGGACATGGGTGTCCATGGGAGTGATCAGTGATGGATCGTATGGCGTGCCAAGAGGGATAGTGTTTAGTTTTCCGGTGCGGATAGGACCAGACCAGCGGTGGAGCATCGTACCAGGGCTTCAGTTAAATGAATACACGCAGGAAAAGATACATCAGTCTGCAAATGATGTTCTCGCCTATGTACGGAAGCTCGCAGGCAGATCGCAGTCATCAATCTCTATATAG
- the LOC135385273 gene encoding uncharacterized protein LOC135385273, whose product MSGASKKSPTETPEKTEEVSSGEVPVKTPDSYKTPDAVAGKPTSATKTPDKPTIKSPSKTQEEPTFKTPMKTPDKSSYHTPDEPANKSPSKAQDEPTFKTPMKTPDKSSYHTPDEPANKSPSKAQDEPTFKTPMKTPDKSSYRTPDEPANKSPSQSTKKSPDKSPRTATDVTGGAEGTPGQAVKGDASKLSSAASSEEKAIAEDRSVHESSKESLGSKPGAVPDSGTPSRSPKLAGAADVSQDASKSAVQTPQSQAPGKAAANETSEQFLSEKSVSDNIATEKPNAEKAATQDQAAVQSPAGKPESPAEPMSEIPKASPKDKATTAEKPKSKSPSKEQSARDEVKMDKSDVSKEGSKISANANEEAKTPADSVGSDEEDMRGPVKSHLLDSPAREQASPGSRSPLFQKPEPEVKVEKATPVLASPISRTYPAMSEREFINRIGEKTPRPTEGLVMKDPIRVLVTAASTELSYLMLAPIARGDVFGLDQPLFLHLYDQSENTTELQGVAMEIEDCSFPLLKQVIATGEDEVAFLDIDVAFLNDTAQVDDRVAFVRCVETYAGHGRSLAAYARKNVKILISGAPAETNAFIALRYAKGISYENFSALARLNYNRAVTLVSQALGVIPNKIVNMIVWGHKRQMLLADYSKSVVMKKSRKYRVSDLVSQEYLQFGLGRDLQTREEVIERLTKRPGMISRVKAACDQMRDWWIGLPIGQYVSMGVLSDGVYGAATHVMFSYPVTIDNRKNWKIVQNLAIDDHIRDCISDASKDLERERDEALEICDELGI is encoded by the exons ATGTCCGGAGCAAGTAAGAAGTCACCGACAGAGACACCGGAGAAAACGGAGGAAGTGTCATCAGGCGAGGTTCCCGTGAAAACGCCAGACTCGTACAAGACACCCGATGCAGTCGCAGGGAAGCCAACTAGCGCCACCAAGACGCCTGACAAACCAACCATCAAATCACCCAGCAAGACACAAGAGGAGCCGACCTTCAAGACACCCATGAAGACACCCGATAAATCGTCTTACCACACCCCTGACGAACCGGCAAACAAGTCACCCAGCAAGGCACAAGATGAGCCGACCTTCAAGACACCCATGAAGACACCCGATAAATCGTCTTACCACACCCCTGACGAACCGGCAAACAAGTCACCCAGCAAGGCACAAGATGAGCCGACCTTCAAGACACCCATGAAGACACCTGATAAATCGTCTTACCGCACCCCTGACGAACCGGCAAACAAGTCTCCTTCACAATCAACAAAAAAGTCTCCGGACAAATCACCAAGGACTGCGACCGATGTTACAGGGGGCGCAGAGGGAACACCTGGTCAAGCGGTAAAGGGCGACGCTTCTAAATTGAGCAGCGCCGCAAGCAGTGAAGAAAAAGCAATTGCGGAGGACCGCAGCGTGCACGAGTCATCAAAAGAATCTCTGGGCAGCAAACCCGGTGCCGTGCCTGATAGTGGCACCCCGTCAAGGTCTCCGAAGCTTGCTGGGGCAGCAGATGTGTCACAAGACGCCAGCAAG TCTGCCGTACAGACACCCCAATCTCAAGCGCCGGGAAAAGCAGCCGCAAATGAAACATCGGAGCAATTTCTTTCAGAAAAATCTGTGTCGGACAACATTGCAACTGAGAAACCGAATGCCGAGAAGGCCGCGACGCAGGATCAAGCAGCTGTACAGTCACCTGCTGGAAAACCTGAATCACCTGCTGAACCGATGTCGGAAATACCCAAAGCCAGTCCAAAGGACAAAGCAACGACCGCAGAAAAACCCAAATCCAAGTCTCCCTCAAAAGAACAGTCAGCGCGTGACGAAGTCAAAATGGACAAATCTGATGTTTCTAAGGAAGGGTCGAAGATCAGCGCTAATGCCAATGAAGAGGCTAAGACGCCAGCGGACTCCGTCGGATCTGACGAAGAGGATATGCGCGGTCCAGTGAAAAGTCACTTGCTTGATAGTCCTGCAAGAGAACAAGCAAGTCCAGGGAGCCGAAGCCCGCTTTTTCAAAAGCCTGAACCGGAAGTTAAGGTGGAAAAAGCAACGCCCGTGTTAGCGTCACCGATAAGCCGAACATATCCAGCCATGAGTGAGAGGGAATTCATCAACCGCATAGGAGAAAAAACGCCGAGGCCCACTGAAGGTCTGGTTATGAAAGACCCCATTAGGGTATTGGTAACGGCAGCGTCCACAGAACTTTCGTACCTTATGCTGGCACCAATAGCACGTGGAGACGTCTTCGGTCTCGATCAGCCATTGTTCCTTCACCTGTATGACCAGAGTGAAAATACCACGGAACTACAAGGTGTAGCGATGGAGATAGAAGATTGCTCTTTCCCTCTGCTCAAGCAAGTAATTGCAACAGGCGAAGATGAAGTTGCTTTTCTCGATATCGACGTTGCTTTTCTTAACGATACCGCTCAAGTTGATGACCGTGTGGCCTTCGTTCGCTGCGTGGAGACTTACGCCGGCCACGGGCGATCTCTCGCGGCTTATGCCAGGAAAAACGTGAAGATTTTGATATCGGGAGCACCCGCCGAGACGAACGCCTTCATCGCTTTGAG ATACGCCAAGGGCATCTCGTACGAAAACTTCAGCGCCCTCGCTCGTCTGAACTACAACAGGGCAGTGACACTCGTTTCTCAAGCACTCGGTGTCATCCCGAACAAAATTGTCAACATGATAGTCTGGGGCCACAAGCGACAGATGCTTCTCGCGGACTATAGCAAGAGTGTCGTTATGAAAAAGTCCCGGAAGTACAGGGTCAGCGACCTTGTCAGCCAGGAGTACCTGCAATTCGGACTTGGGCGGGACTTGCAGACGCGGGAAGAGGTCATCGAGCGGCTCACCAAGCGTCCGGGAATGATTTCCAGAGTCAAAGCAGCATGCGACCAGATGCGGGATTGGTGGATCGGCCTGCCTATTGGACAATACGTGTCAATGGGCGTACTCAGCGACGGTGTCTACGGTGCAGCTACGCATGTGATGTTTAGCTATCCAGTCACTATAGACAACAGAAAAAATTGGAAGATAGTGCAGAATCTCGCCATCGATGATCACATACGAGACTGTATAAGTGATGCCTCCAAAGATTTAGAGCGCGAGAGAGACGAGGCGTTGGAGATATGCGACGAGCTTGGGATTTAG